A genomic segment from Candidatus Krumholzibacteriia bacterium encodes:
- a CDS encoding HdeD family acid-resistance protein encodes MNEIANAAKSAGTSATVFGVISIIAGMLCMLMPGLTGLSVITFVGVLVLVGGIARMIWAFKAGTFGRGMLVFAIGALTLLCGIVLLANPLVAAGVLTVLLAAYFIVDGIAEISMGMQRRSLPGAGWLIFGGVVSILLGIMMWRQFPLSGTWAIGVLLGIKLFFVGILMVTGGSAIRSIAKAA; translated from the coding sequence ATGAACGAAATCGCGAATGCGGCAAAGTCCGCCGGAACCAGTGCCACGGTTTTTGGTGTGATCAGCATTATTGCCGGCATGCTCTGTATGTTGATGCCGGGACTCACCGGCCTTTCCGTGATCACCTTCGTCGGTGTGCTCGTTCTGGTGGGCGGGATCGCTCGGATGATATGGGCGTTCAAGGCCGGCACCTTTGGAAGGGGAATGCTGGTGTTTGCGATCGGCGCCCTCACGCTGCTCTGCGGTATCGTTCTGCTCGCCAACCCGTTGGTAGCGGCAGGGGTCCTGACGGTACTGCTCGCGGCCTACTTCATCGTCGATGGCATCGCAGAGATCAGCATGGGAATGCAGCGGCGCTCCCTGCCGGGTGCGGGATGGCTGATCTTTGGCGGGGTCGTGTCGATCCTGCTCGGCATCATGATGTGGCGCCAGTTTCCGCTCTCGGGGACGTGGGCCATCGGCGTGCTGCTCGGCATCAAGCTCTTCTTTGTCGGTATCCTGATGGTCACGGGGGGGTCTGCCATCCGTTCGATCGCCAAAGCGGCCTGA
- a CDS encoding amidohydrolase family protein codes for MKSSKNLARIITAATLACGLLTAAIPAMAQTYDVVILNGRVMDPETNFDAVRNVGIKDGRIATVTKDKIDGKKVIDAKGHVVAPGFIDLHAHGQNIGDYRMQAMQGVTTMLELESGVLPIGEWYDAQAKKNLPINYGASAAWTYGRIATFTGTPPKATAKYFQDVQGRSDWKMDIATPEQQAQILKYVEQGLDEGAIGIGINAGYAPGYGRKEYFALAKLAAKRDVATFTHFRYASNVEPQSSFEATQELIANAAVTGAHMHICHINSTSLKDIDAVLEMVDDAFARDINITVGAYPWGAASTVIGAAMFSGEGWQQRMGSTASSFQLGTERMTEAQVADYQKNKPGTFIVWHFLDEKNPADLAILDKSILHPRILIESDEMFWMFMDKHDEVENYEGDAWPLPEGAFSHPRSNGTFAKILRSYVRERKLMTMQEALRKMSLMPAQTLEGFVPQMKKKGRLQEGMDADIVVFDPKTISDVGTYDKPNQPAVGVQSLLVNGQLVVADGALITDAGPGRPIRRDARAK; via the coding sequence ATGAAATCCTCAAAGAACCTGGCGAGAATCATCACTGCAGCAACATTGGCCTGCGGGCTCCTCACTGCCGCTATCCCGGCCATGGCGCAGACCTACGACGTGGTGATCCTCAACGGGCGCGTCATGGACCCTGAGACGAACTTCGATGCCGTGCGCAATGTCGGCATCAAGGACGGCCGGATCGCTACGGTCACCAAAGACAAGATTGACGGCAAGAAAGTCATTGATGCCAAGGGCCATGTGGTTGCGCCCGGTTTCATCGACCTCCACGCCCACGGCCAGAACATCGGCGATTACCGCATGCAGGCCATGCAGGGCGTGACGACGATGCTGGAGCTGGAGTCCGGGGTCCTGCCGATCGGCGAGTGGTACGACGCGCAGGCCAAGAAGAACCTGCCGATCAACTACGGTGCATCGGCCGCCTGGACCTACGGCCGCATCGCGACGTTCACCGGCACGCCGCCCAAGGCCACCGCCAAGTACTTCCAGGACGTTCAGGGCCGGTCGGACTGGAAGATGGACATCGCCACACCGGAGCAGCAGGCCCAGATCCTGAAGTACGTCGAGCAGGGCCTGGACGAGGGCGCGATCGGGATCGGTATCAATGCCGGCTATGCGCCGGGCTACGGCCGCAAGGAGTACTTCGCGCTGGCCAAGCTGGCCGCCAAGCGCGACGTGGCGACGTTCACCCACTTCCGCTACGCGAGCAACGTGGAGCCGCAGAGCTCGTTCGAGGCTACCCAGGAGCTGATCGCCAATGCGGCGGTCACCGGGGCGCACATGCATATCTGCCACATCAACAGCACGTCGCTGAAGGACATCGACGCGGTGCTGGAAATGGTAGACGACGCCTTTGCAAGAGATATCAACATCACCGTAGGCGCGTACCCCTGGGGCGCCGCCAGCACGGTGATCGGTGCCGCCATGTTCTCCGGTGAGGGGTGGCAGCAGCGCATGGGCTCGACCGCCAGCAGCTTCCAGCTGGGCACGGAACGCATGACCGAGGCGCAGGTTGCCGACTACCAGAAGAACAAGCCCGGCACCTTCATCGTCTGGCATTTCCTCGACGAGAAGAACCCCGCAGACCTCGCCATCCTGGACAAGTCCATCCTTCATCCCAGGATTCTCATCGAGTCCGACGAGATGTTCTGGATGTTCATGGACAAGCACGATGAGGTCGAAAACTACGAAGGCGACGCGTGGCCCCTGCCGGAAGGAGCCTTTTCGCACCCGAGGTCGAACGGCACCTTCGCCAAGATCCTGCGATCGTACGTCCGGGAGCGCAAGCTGATGACCATGCAGGAGGCCCTGCGCAAGATGAGCCTCATGCCGGCCCAGACGCTGGAAGGCTTCGTGCCACAGATGAAGAAGAAGGGCCGTCTGCAGGAAGGGATGGACGCCGACATCGTCGTCTTCGACCCCAAGACCATCAGCGACGTCGGGACCTACGACAAGCCCAACCAGCCTGCAGTCGGCGTGCAGTCGCTGCTCGTCAACGGACAACTCGTCGTCGCAGACGGTGCATTGATTACGGACGCAGGACCGGGTCGCCCGATTCGTCGAGATGCGCGGGCCAAGTAG
- a CDS encoding amidohydrolase family protein → MKRKSGEQGSARTQLAALMLVVVTAVAMSSQVAAETYDVVINNGRVMDPETQYDGIANVGIKDGRIAIITNDRISGRETIEAKGHVVAPGFIDTHFHWQAPLGYKIGLRDGLTSSMDIEEGCAGTTLGAWYEERIGKTAVNFGCASSHELARAIVLDGATKDDVSQGPLSALKTRQATGWSSAQPTLEQGNEILRIIDKGLQDGGIGIGSTLGYMRDAVSTREMYEVQKVAARYGRHTAVHTRFTPDNATFENLGAQEILANALALGAPATVNHYNNPGWALAHEMLSKLQEQGFNVWGEIYPYAAGSTTLNAVFLKPENWVEKLGHRYEDTMADAETGKFYTRETYEAGLKDNPTKEIILYKMPPEDAVSWLQLKGTTMASDAMAAEPVFGPWETPLEKLGNMHPRGAGARAISVRLARENDIPLMQIMAMLSYNAAKHLGDTGLKAMQERGRLQKGMIADIVVFHPEKFTDNATYQNGSLPSTGMKAVLVNGKIVLEDDKIKAGVFPGQPIRFEPEAKPRFEPVSVDTWKGTYMTGTPHLEAGEFESPSGD, encoded by the coding sequence GTGAAAAGGAAAAGCGGTGAACAGGGCTCGGCTCGCACGCAACTTGCGGCTCTAATGCTTGTTGTGGTAACGGCAGTCGCAATGTCCTCACAGGTCGCGGCTGAGACGTACGATGTCGTGATCAACAACGGCCGGGTCATGGACCCCGAAACCCAGTATGACGGAATCGCCAACGTGGGCATCAAGGATGGCAGAATTGCCATTATCACGAACGACAGAATTTCGGGTAGGGAGACCATCGAGGCAAAGGGCCATGTGGTCGCGCCCGGATTCATTGATACCCACTTCCACTGGCAGGCGCCGCTGGGATACAAGATCGGCTTGCGGGACGGCCTGACCAGCAGCATGGACATCGAGGAAGGGTGTGCCGGGACGACGCTCGGCGCCTGGTACGAGGAACGGATCGGCAAGACCGCCGTCAATTTCGGATGTGCCTCCAGCCACGAGCTTGCGCGCGCCATCGTTCTGGACGGCGCCACGAAAGACGATGTGAGCCAGGGGCCATTGAGTGCGTTGAAAACCCGCCAGGCGACGGGCTGGAGTTCAGCGCAGCCGACGCTGGAACAGGGCAACGAGATCCTGCGGATTATCGATAAGGGATTGCAGGACGGCGGAATCGGCATCGGCAGCACCCTGGGGTACATGCGCGATGCCGTGAGCACGCGCGAGATGTACGAGGTGCAGAAGGTCGCCGCCCGTTACGGCCGCCACACGGCCGTGCACACCCGCTTCACGCCCGACAACGCCACATTCGAAAACCTGGGCGCCCAGGAGATCCTTGCCAACGCGCTCGCCCTCGGCGCGCCGGCCACAGTCAACCACTACAACAATCCCGGTTGGGCGCTCGCGCACGAAATGCTTTCCAAGCTGCAGGAACAAGGCTTCAACGTCTGGGGAGAGATCTATCCTTACGCTGCCGGGTCTACAACGCTCAACGCGGTCTTTCTGAAGCCCGAAAACTGGGTAGAGAAACTGGGGCACCGCTACGAGGACACCATGGCCGATGCGGAGACGGGCAAGTTCTACACCCGGGAAACCTACGAAGCGGGTCTGAAGGATAACCCGACCAAGGAAATCATCCTGTACAAGATGCCGCCCGAGGACGCGGTAAGTTGGCTGCAGCTCAAGGGCACGACGATGGCCAGCGACGCCATGGCGGCCGAGCCGGTCTTCGGACCCTGGGAGACGCCCCTCGAGAAGCTGGGCAACATGCATCCGCGCGGTGCCGGAGCGCGCGCCATCAGCGTGCGACTCGCGCGCGAAAACGATATCCCGCTGATGCAGATCATGGCGATGCTCAGCTACAACGCGGCCAAGCACCTCGGTGATACCGGCCTCAAGGCCATGCAGGAGCGGGGCAGGCTGCAGAAGGGCATGATCGCGGACATCGTCGTCTTCCATCCGGAGAAGTTCACCGACAACGCGACCTACCAGAACGGGTCACTGCCCTCGACGGGAATGAAGGCGGTGCTCGTCAACGGCAAGATCGTCCTCGAGGATGACAAGATCAAAGCCGGCGTTTTTCCGGGGCAGCCGATCCGTTTCGAACCGGAAGCGAAGCCGCGATTCGAGCCGGTTTCCGTGGACACCTGGAAGGGAACGTACATGACGGGCACGCCACACCTGGAAGCGGGCGAGTTCGAGTCGCCCAGTGGCGACTAG